A DNA window from Gemmatimonadaceae bacterium contains the following coding sequences:
- a CDS encoding lanthionine synthetase LanC family protein, protein MSFSLSSKVQDEAAAVAYAIANSLCDSAIRYRGRCTWLGPHQQGNSDEDARFTHAPIAADVYDGTAGIALFLAEVAVRDGEPRVRDTAIAAARSAMAACPSLPRAFQYSYFTGVLGHAHALYRVGRLLDRDDFLRHARRELKNLSSQPVADGALLDVISGAAGAMTPLLSLSRNLYDDSLIDLAIRLGDRILASAQRSDAGWSWDSRATGFHSPRALTGFGHGAAGIGWGLAELYAETGESRFAEAARQAFRYESGEFIPECDNWPDYRFTDGESSPAPCGVAWCFGAPGIGLARRRAVAIVGDVDGKYERDVDAVLRAIAAALAGRENIADDDYSLCHGWGGVAEFLAGEADGRAESSAKESLARIILEGAARHGHEAGGWQCGLVRGSSPSLMLGVAGIGYFYLRMSDGALPSVLAVAATT, encoded by the coding sequence GTGAGCTTCTCATTGAGCTCCAAGGTCCAGGACGAGGCCGCCGCGGTCGCATACGCGATCGCGAACTCACTCTGCGACAGCGCGATCCGATACCGCGGACGCTGCACCTGGCTCGGACCGCATCAGCAGGGGAATTCGGACGAAGACGCGCGCTTCACGCATGCGCCGATCGCTGCCGACGTCTATGACGGCACGGCTGGTATTGCGCTGTTTCTCGCCGAAGTCGCCGTTCGCGATGGTGAGCCACGTGTGCGCGACACGGCCATTGCGGCGGCTCGGTCGGCGATGGCGGCATGTCCGTCGTTGCCGCGCGCCTTTCAGTATTCCTACTTTACGGGTGTGCTCGGCCACGCCCACGCGTTGTACCGCGTTGGACGTCTCCTGGACCGCGACGATTTCCTCCGCCACGCGCGGCGCGAGCTGAAGAATCTTTCGTCTCAGCCGGTCGCCGACGGCGCGCTCCTGGACGTCATCTCGGGCGCCGCCGGCGCCATGACGCCGCTGCTGTCGCTGAGTCGAAACTTATATGACGATTCTCTCATCGACTTGGCGATCCGTCTGGGCGACCGCATCCTCGCGTCGGCCCAACGGAGCGACGCCGGCTGGTCATGGGACAGTCGCGCGACCGGTTTCCACTCGCCGCGGGCGTTGACGGGGTTCGGACACGGCGCCGCCGGCATCGGCTGGGGTCTCGCCGAGCTGTACGCGGAAACCGGTGAATCACGCTTCGCCGAAGCGGCTCGCCAGGCGTTTCGGTATGAGTCGGGCGAATTCATTCCGGAGTGCGACAACTGGCCGGACTATCGGTTCACCGACGGTGAATCGTCGCCGGCTCCATGCGGCGTCGCCTGGTGCTTCGGCGCGCCCGGCATCGGACTCGCGCGGCGCCGCGCCGTCGCCATTGTCGGAGACGTGGACGGGAAGTACGAGCGAGATGTCGACGCCGTGCTTCGCGCGATCGCGGCCGCCCTGGCCGGCCGAGAGAACATTGCCGACGATGACTACTCACTCTGCCACGGGTGGGGCGGTGTCGCTGAATTCCTGGCCGGCGAGGCGGACGGACGAGCCGAATCGTCCGCCAAGGAAAGTCTCGCTCGCATCATTCTCGAGGGCGCGGCTCGACACGGGCACGAGGCAGGCGGGTGGCAGTGCGGACTCGTACGCGGCAGCAGCCCCTCGCTCATGCTGGGCGTGGCCGGCATTGGATATTTCTATTTACGAATGTCTGATGGCGCGCTTCCGAGCGTTTTGGCGGTCGCGGCCACGACCTGA
- a CDS encoding serine/threonine-protein kinase, which produces MNGAFRDASVDRHRSRFAAAVAGRYQVESEIGRGGAAYVFRARDCKNDRVVAIKILRPDLTGLIGDERFLREIRVASALTHPHILPILDSDKAGDTLYCVMPFLEGESLRVRMTRERQLSLTDALQIVRDVGGGLQYAHEAGLVHRDVKPENILLAGRDGPVERGAYLADFGLALLATAQLDERLTESGMAVGTVAYMSPEQSSGSDRIDARTDQYSLACVLFEMLAGVPPYPGSDARTIAVRHRLDPVPRLRNIRESIPAGVDEAVARAMSKTPADRFKSVGAFVEALSDAMADDIRLQYSGPTTLVSAASLGLERPWRKRGLIVVGLAAAAAIAAAVRFAWPTVFPSRIDDDVIAVAPFSTTESALGIWREGLVDMLYRGLDEAGPIRAVSPTTVLRQWQRFADSNTKADRASTAELARRTGARYGVFGALVRSGGDSVRATASVFDVATSAVLAQFDVRDDTLHMGRLGDSLTVSVLRAIGSAGRAHVAELRLASAGHAANLLALKEFLQGEHHFRLAAWDSALTHYRRSLAADSTNPILLSRLSVALRWQGLNNDPDARAYALRADQFNHGLAPRDSLMVAAGALLAKVTLWFADSTFWNDRARLFSTLETATQRYPNEADAWYELGDAHYRTDANARAALDAFDRAIRIDSSFAPAYPNAVILAMALRGPADAQRYLRAYLALNPTDAHASGFRLAATLLNGAPWESSQVQRFLGSASADLIQDASSVVAYWPDSGETAVRFARVFASGLRSTTAAYSDSSFISFQVAHYLAFRGHLHDAVRTLGTTPMTLARVPGSQYLRGTIVATLMMMGAAPDADARRFFSTLARAPVDQPTGLIMALPWWSARGDTASLLDVALRAHDAAARGRGLRASYAGYVEAAARAYGALARHDSAAALAGLLALPAQGCMYPYCPNDRFVAAELLAAAGRYRQAANILDDVPNLYSPLGVMWRFRRAQVAEALHRDALALQEYGFVAGEWAHADPEFSAVVAQAAAGIDRLNGRDRSHAP; this is translated from the coding sequence GTGAATGGGGCTTTCCGCGATGCAAGCGTCGACCGCCACCGAAGCCGTTTCGCGGCGGCGGTAGCGGGTCGGTATCAGGTCGAATCGGAGATCGGACGCGGTGGTGCGGCCTACGTGTTTCGCGCCCGCGACTGCAAGAACGATCGCGTCGTGGCGATCAAGATCCTGCGTCCCGATCTGACCGGCCTCATTGGTGACGAGCGGTTTCTCCGCGAAATCCGGGTCGCCTCGGCGCTGACGCATCCGCACATCCTGCCGATTCTCGACTCCGACAAAGCCGGTGACACGCTCTACTGCGTGATGCCGTTTCTCGAAGGCGAATCGCTGCGGGTTCGCATGACGCGGGAACGCCAACTGTCGCTGACGGACGCGCTGCAAATCGTGCGTGACGTCGGTGGGGGTTTGCAATACGCGCACGAGGCGGGCCTCGTCCATCGGGACGTGAAGCCGGAGAACATTCTTCTTGCGGGCCGCGACGGCCCGGTCGAGCGCGGAGCATACCTGGCCGATTTTGGGCTGGCACTCCTCGCGACGGCGCAGCTGGACGAGCGACTGACGGAAAGCGGAATGGCCGTGGGCACGGTGGCCTACATGAGTCCCGAGCAGTCGAGCGGCTCCGACCGCATCGACGCGCGAACCGATCAGTACAGCCTTGCGTGCGTACTGTTCGAGATGTTGGCGGGCGTGCCCCCGTACCCCGGGTCCGACGCGCGAACGATCGCCGTGCGGCATCGCCTCGATCCCGTCCCTCGTCTCCGCAACATCCGCGAGTCCATTCCCGCGGGTGTGGACGAGGCGGTGGCGCGCGCGATGTCGAAGACGCCCGCCGACCGATTCAAGAGCGTCGGCGCATTCGTCGAGGCGCTGAGCGACGCCATGGCCGACGACATCCGCTTGCAGTACAGCGGGCCGACCACGCTCGTTTCGGCCGCGTCGCTCGGTCTCGAACGCCCGTGGCGCAAGCGCGGGCTCATCGTCGTGGGACTCGCGGCGGCGGCGGCCATCGCGGCCGCGGTTCGATTCGCCTGGCCAACGGTGTTCCCATCGCGGATCGACGACGACGTCATCGCCGTCGCGCCATTTTCGACGACCGAGAGTGCCCTCGGCATCTGGCGTGAGGGCCTCGTCGACATGTTGTATCGCGGGCTCGACGAAGCCGGACCGATTCGAGCGGTCTCGCCGACGACCGTGCTCAGACAGTGGCAGCGGTTCGCGGACTCGAACACGAAGGCGGATCGTGCGTCGACCGCGGAGCTCGCGCGACGGACGGGCGCTCGGTACGGCGTCTTTGGTGCGCTCGTTCGCTCGGGAGGAGACTCGGTGCGTGCCACGGCGTCGGTATTCGACGTCGCGACGTCAGCCGTGCTCGCGCAATTCGACGTCCGCGATGACACGCTGCACATGGGTCGTCTGGGCGACAGTCTGACGGTCTCGGTACTTCGCGCCATCGGAAGCGCCGGACGCGCGCACGTCGCGGAGCTTCGGTTGGCGTCGGCGGGACACGCCGCGAACTTGCTCGCCTTGAAGGAGTTCTTGCAGGGCGAGCATCACTTTCGCCTGGCGGCGTGGGATTCCGCGCTAACCCATTATCGGCGAAGTCTCGCGGCGGATTCGACGAATCCGATTCTGCTTTCGCGCCTGAGCGTCGCGCTGCGATGGCAGGGTCTGAACAACGACCCCGATGCGCGCGCATACGCGCTGCGCGCGGATCAGTTCAACCACGGCTTGGCTCCGCGGGACAGCCTCATGGTCGCGGCGGGAGCGCTCCTGGCCAAGGTCACGCTGTGGTTCGCGGACAGCACCTTTTGGAATGACCGCGCGCGTCTCTTCAGCACCCTCGAAACCGCGACCCAGCGCTATCCGAACGAAGCGGACGCGTGGTACGAGCTCGGCGACGCGCACTATCGCACCGACGCGAACGCGCGAGCGGCGCTCGACGCATTCGATCGTGCCATTCGGATCGACTCGAGCTTCGCGCCGGCATATCCGAATGCCGTCATCCTGGCGATGGCCCTTCGCGGACCGGCCGACGCGCAACGCTACCTGCGAGCATATCTGGCGCTGAATCCGACCGACGCGCATGCGAGCGGCTTTCGACTTGCCGCGACGCTGCTCAATGGCGCGCCGTGGGAATCCAGCCAGGTACAGCGCTTTCTCGGCTCCGCGAGCGCCGATCTGATTCAGGATGCGTCCAGTGTCGTGGCGTACTGGCCGGATTCCGGCGAGACCGCGGTCCGCTTCGCACGCGTGTTTGCGTCCGGACTTCGTTCGACGACCGCGGCATACAGCGATTCATCGTTCATCTCGTTTCAGGTCGCACATTACCTCGCGTTCCGCGGGCATTTGCATGACGCCGTACGCACGCTCGGGACGACGCCAATGACGCTTGCGCGCGTGCCGGGCAGCCAGTATCTGCGCGGAACGATCGTCGCGACGCTGATGATGATGGGGGCCGCGCCCGACGCGGATGCACGGCGATTCTTTTCGACGCTCGCGCGCGCGCCCGTCGATCAGCCAACGGGCTTGATCATGGCGTTGCCCTGGTGGAGCGCGCGAGGCGATACGGCATCCCTGCTCGACGTGGCCCTGCGCGCGCACGACGCCGCGGCTCGCGGTCGTGGGTTGAGGGCTTCCTACGCCGGCTACGTCGAAGCCGCGGCGCGCGCGTATGGCGCGCTCGCCCGGCACGATAGCGCAGCCGCGCTCGCCGGCTTACTGGCCTTGCCCGCTCAGGGCTGCATGTATCCGTATTGTCCGAACGATCGCTTCGTCGCCGCGGAGCTCCTTGCCGCGGCTGGGCGTTACCGCCAGGCGGCGAACATCCTCGACGATGTGCCGAACCTGTATAGCCCGCTCGGCGTGATGTGGCGTTTTCGGCGAGCGCAGGTCGCGGAAGCGCTGCATCGTGATGCGCTGGCGCTTCAGGAATATGGCTTCGTTGCCGGCGAATGGGCTCACGCCGATCCGGAGTTCAGTGCGGTCGTCGCTCAGGCCGCCGCGGGGATCGACCGCCTGAACGGCCGCGACCGTAGCCACGCGCCATGA
- a CDS encoding aminoglycoside phosphotransferase family protein yields MTISSANDALRCLLRHRLVTPQDVVSGSVSIVDVSRRNPSYLIHRRSRSSFFLKDAAPESHPSGRPVEADVYRQTRPGGMLCTLQPFVPNFVLHDAATGALVLHAVVPPPTSSDDVESFIPPIPRGLNDPLSDFLAKCHALGGMGDSRVRESFPHLEPWVFRFLRPSPAVFRELTSGHLRVLSMMQRRRELVPVLAQLPDEWQWTTFTHGDLRPENLLLDGAGSPPALQVIDWEAAGIGDPWWDVASIIAAWITGALGAAASAASNSPTAAAAEFERSVPAVRHETALFWKAYLHRRPISFDERPAIESRTMRYTAARLLQIAFEWSRVSPTLPRIAVAALQLGMNMLADVDRSRSTFLGTD; encoded by the coding sequence GTGACGATTTCGAGCGCAAACGACGCATTGCGTTGTTTGCTCAGGCATCGACTCGTCACGCCGCAGGACGTCGTGAGCGGAAGTGTCTCGATCGTCGACGTTTCGCGTCGCAATCCATCGTACCTGATCCACCGGCGCTCGCGTTCATCTTTTTTTCTCAAGGACGCGGCGCCGGAGTCGCATCCATCGGGTCGGCCGGTCGAGGCGGACGTGTATCGCCAGACGCGGCCCGGTGGCATGTTGTGCACTCTCCAGCCGTTCGTTCCGAACTTCGTGCTCCACGATGCGGCAACCGGTGCGCTGGTGCTCCACGCAGTCGTACCGCCGCCGACGTCGAGCGACGACGTCGAGTCGTTTATCCCGCCGATCCCGCGCGGTCTCAACGATCCGCTCAGCGATTTTCTCGCGAAATGTCATGCGCTGGGAGGAATGGGTGACAGTCGCGTGCGTGAGTCATTTCCGCACCTCGAGCCGTGGGTGTTTCGATTTCTGCGTCCATCACCCGCGGTATTTCGCGAGCTGACCTCCGGGCACTTGCGGGTGTTGTCGATGATGCAGCGGCGACGCGAGCTGGTGCCGGTCCTCGCGCAACTGCCGGACGAATGGCAATGGACGACGTTCACGCACGGCGATCTTCGCCCCGAGAATCTGTTGCTTGACGGAGCAGGCTCGCCGCCGGCGTTGCAGGTCATCGATTGGGAAGCGGCGGGCATTGGCGACCCGTGGTGGGACGTAGCGTCGATCATCGCGGCGTGGATCACCGGTGCACTCGGAGCGGCAGCGTCCGCGGCGTCGAATTCACCTACGGCCGCGGCGGCCGAGTTCGAGCGTTCCGTGCCGGCGGTTCGTCACGAGACAGCGCTGTTCTGGAAGGCATATCTGCATCGCCGACCGATTTCATTCGACGAGCGGCCCGCGATCGAGTCGCGCACGATGCGGTACACCGCCGCGAGGCTGCTGCAAATCGCCTTCGAATGGTCCAGGGTCTCGCCGACGTTGCCTCGGATCGCGGTCGCCGCGCTCCAATTGGGAATGAACATGCTCGCCGACGTCGATCGTTCTCGTTCGACCTTTCTCGGCACCGACTGA
- a CDS encoding T3SS effector HopA1 family protein, producing the protein MLALPTGPLRAQLRATLESFAVVAPDAFSIFGMRYRAADASSGSQVLTAAAQQVLATVLYNTLHCRRSVFAQRTVAPRQNPTTASLVAELGAANSGTGWWDGSWRAGSISKSELRHVEHDDLHLWATSDNVAVSPAPNDAARVRFPPEYRNLYPGHYVVLGDASNGQRIGQLRTYWHVTPAGAASLTRAISDRFNDAGAAFQLKVLNDVRGFGRADAAILYTRADDWSRDAAIVAEIHDRMRDWMRPEVSAFTRPLRPGLSVAEDPVEPMSFGEQRAALLAQAFVEASRHGAQALTRVEEVIDAFGYDLDRFHLNSESHRDYELS; encoded by the coding sequence ATGTTGGCGCTTCCGACGGGACCGCTCAGAGCCCAATTGCGCGCGACACTCGAATCATTCGCGGTCGTCGCTCCCGACGCGTTTTCCATCTTCGGCATGCGCTATCGCGCGGCCGATGCCTCCTCCGGCTCACAGGTTTTGACCGCCGCGGCGCAGCAGGTCCTTGCCACCGTGCTGTACAACACGCTGCACTGTCGTCGTTCCGTGTTCGCTCAGCGCACCGTCGCTCCACGTCAGAATCCGACGACGGCATCACTCGTCGCCGAGCTCGGCGCGGCGAATTCGGGAACCGGCTGGTGGGACGGATCGTGGCGCGCCGGTTCGATATCCAAATCGGAACTACGGCACGTCGAGCACGACGACCTGCATCTTTGGGCGACGTCCGACAATGTCGCGGTGAGCCCCGCGCCGAACGATGCGGCGCGCGTCCGATTTCCGCCTGAATACAGAAACTTGTATCCGGGACACTACGTCGTGCTCGGCGATGCAAGCAACGGCCAGCGGATTGGCCAGCTTCGAACGTACTGGCATGTCACTCCCGCCGGAGCGGCCTCGTTGACACGCGCGATCTCCGATCGCTTCAACGACGCCGGCGCCGCATTTCAGCTCAAGGTGCTGAACGACGTGCGTGGCTTTGGCCGAGCGGATGCGGCCATCCTCTACACGCGCGCGGACGACTGGTCGCGCGACGCGGCAATCGTCGCCGAAATCCATGACCGCATGCGCGACTGGATGCGGCCCGAGGTCTCGGCCTTCACTCGTCCCCTTCGTCCTGGACTGTCGGTCGCGGAGGACCCCGTCGAGCCGATGAGTTTCGGCGAACAACGCGCGGCGTTGCTCGCGCAGGCGTTCGTCGAGGCATCACGACACGGCGCACAGGCGCTCACCAGGGTCGAGGAAGTCATCGATGCGTTCGGCTACGACCTGGATCGATTCCATTTGAATTCCGAGTCGCACCGCGACTATGAGTTGTCGTGA